The following proteins come from a genomic window of Pseudomonas sp. MAG733B:
- a CDS encoding bifunctional DedA family/phosphatase PAP2 family protein, whose protein sequence is MGQWLDSVTGWLTVNPQWLAAAVFIVAFVECLAIAGLIVPGTVLLFAVAVLAGSGALSLSETLLLGFVAGVLGDVVSYFLGRHFHQNIRRLPGLRHHPEWITGAESYFQRYGIASLLVGRFIGPLRPMLPMVAGMFDMPFPRFFAVSLLAGAGWSVAYLLPGWATGAAIRLPLPEGFWPEAGIVAGAIAVMVGLSATSSLRRHRNATVFISGMSLLILAGLFIGYPHLTALDQGVMTLVQEHRKPALDEVAVVLTLIGEFRNMLLFSALLVVLLVITRQWRQMIFACSTLLCTALANTVTKNFFARVRPEVLSDPLTSYSMPSGHASGSFALFLTLAVLAGRGQPPRMRLTWLLVGCLPALAISLSRVYLGAHWPTDVLAGAMLAACVCAASLWLSQRRTSLNAMPPKVWWLVLPSLVALFGFFVLRHLPHTMLRYAY, encoded by the coding sequence ATGGGCCAATGGCTCGATAGCGTCACCGGTTGGTTGACGGTCAACCCGCAATGGCTGGCGGCGGCGGTATTCATCGTAGCGTTTGTGGAATGCCTGGCGATTGCCGGGTTGATCGTGCCCGGCACGGTGTTGCTGTTCGCCGTGGCGGTACTGGCCGGCAGCGGCGCGCTGTCGTTGAGTGAAACACTGCTGCTGGGCTTCGTCGCCGGAGTGTTGGGCGATGTGGTTTCGTATTTCCTCGGACGCCACTTCCATCAGAACATCCGGCGCCTGCCAGGCTTGCGCCATCACCCGGAATGGATCACCGGGGCGGAGTCGTACTTCCAGCGCTATGGCATCGCGAGCCTGTTGGTCGGGCGTTTCATCGGACCGCTGCGCCCCATGCTGCCGATGGTAGCCGGCATGTTCGACATGCCGTTTCCGCGCTTCTTCGCCGTCAGCCTGCTGGCCGGTGCAGGCTGGTCGGTGGCATATCTGTTACCGGGTTGGGCCACCGGCGCGGCGATTCGCTTGCCGTTGCCTGAGGGTTTCTGGCCTGAGGCCGGGATCGTCGCCGGCGCCATCGCCGTCATGGTCGGGTTGAGTGCGACCAGCAGCTTGCGTCGACACCGCAACGCCACGGTGTTCATCAGCGGGATGAGTCTGCTGATACTGGCCGGGCTGTTTATCGGCTATCCGCATCTGACCGCGCTGGATCAGGGCGTGATGACCCTGGTCCAGGAACATCGTAAGCCGGCGCTGGATGAAGTGGCCGTGGTCCTCACGCTGATCGGCGAATTCCGCAACATGCTGCTGTTCAGTGCCTTGCTGGTAGTGCTGTTGGTGATCACCCGGCAATGGCGCCAGATGATCTTCGCGTGCAGCACGTTGCTCTGCACGGCGCTGGCAAACACCGTCACCAAAAACTTCTTCGCCCGCGTGCGCCCGGAAGTGTTGAGCGACCCGCTGACCAGCTACAGCATGCCCAGCGGTCACGCCTCTGGTTCCTTTGCACTGTTCCTGACCCTGGCGGTGCTGGCTGGACGCGGACAACCACCGCGCATGCGCCTGACCTGGTTATTGGTGGGTTGCCTGCCGGCACTGGCGATTTCGCTGTCGCGGGTGTACCTCGGCGCGCACTGGCCGACGGATGTCCTGGCGGGGGCGATGCTGGCAGCGTGCGTGTGTGCCGCGAGCCTGTGGCTGAGTCAGC
- a CDS encoding DNA-3-methyladenine glycosylase, which produces MSNLTVRASATSLPTGLADAFFDRDAQILARDLLGKVIRHRVGDLWLSARIIETEAYYCAEKGSHASLGYTEKRKALFLDGGHIYMYYARGGDSLNFSAQGPGNAVLIKSAYPWVDELSGPASLAQMLLNNPDAQGRPRPSQKLCAGQTLLCKSLGLKVPVWDAKRFDHEVLLVEDVGQTPAHIIQTTRLGIPHGRDEHLMYRFVDAAYAAYCTRNPLRRGQVEGRDYFLLT; this is translated from the coding sequence ATGTCCAACCTGACTGTTCGAGCGTCCGCCACGAGCCTGCCCACGGGCCTTGCAGACGCGTTTTTCGACCGCGATGCGCAAATTCTGGCCCGGGATCTACTGGGCAAAGTCATCCGCCATCGGGTCGGCGACCTGTGGCTCAGCGCCCGGATTATCGAGACCGAAGCCTATTACTGCGCCGAAAAAGGCAGCCACGCGTCCCTTGGCTACACAGAAAAGCGTAAGGCTTTGTTTCTGGATGGCGGCCACATCTATATGTATTACGCCCGGGGCGGTGATTCGCTGAACTTCAGCGCTCAGGGGCCGGGCAACGCGGTGCTGATCAAATCCGCCTACCCTTGGGTCGACGAACTCAGCGGGCCGGCGAGCCTGGCGCAGATGCTATTGAACAATCCCGACGCCCAAGGTCGCCCTCGCCCATCGCAAAAGCTCTGCGCCGGGCAGACGTTGCTGTGCAAGTCGCTGGGTTTGAAAGTGCCGGTGTGGGACGCCAAGCGTTTCGACCATGAGGTGCTGCTGGTGGAAGACGTCGGCCAGACGCCCGCCCACATCATCCAGACCACGCGCCTGGGCATCCCCCATGGGCGCGACGAACACCTGATGTACCGCTTTGTCGATGCTGCCTATGCGGCTTATTGCACACGGAACCCGCTACGACGGGGCCAGGTCGAAGGTCGCGATTATTTTTTGCTGACCTGA